In Phycisphaerales bacterium, the following proteins share a genomic window:
- the rnc gene encoding ribonuclease III — MDEQVREQAEAILEYRFKDPSILESALTHASVADCRLASNERMEFFGDSVLGMVVCEYLYHRYPDYLEGDLTKIKSAAVSRRSCANVARALGLDALLVTGKGMGGPCDLPRSLSAAVLETLVAAIYLDGGLEPARDFILRHLSEPIESAANSGHHENFKSVLQQHAQRRYGHSATYVLLDEKGPDHAKCFEVCVEIDGRRFPSCWCPSKKQAEQRAALNALLEMGVARIDEETEEPYLVAEEETADRLSGPAAT; from the coding sequence ATGGACGAGCAGGTGCGCGAGCAGGCTGAGGCCATACTCGAATATCGCTTCAAGGACCCGTCGATTCTCGAATCGGCTCTGACCCATGCATCGGTCGCCGACTGCCGCCTGGCGAGCAACGAACGCATGGAGTTTTTCGGCGATTCGGTGCTCGGCATGGTGGTGTGCGAGTATCTCTACCACCGCTACCCCGACTACTTGGAAGGCGACCTGACGAAGATCAAGTCCGCGGCGGTGTCGCGGCGCAGTTGTGCCAACGTAGCGCGGGCGCTGGGGCTCGATGCGCTGCTCGTCACCGGCAAGGGCATGGGCGGGCCGTGCGATCTGCCTCGCTCGCTCTCGGCGGCGGTGCTCGAGACGCTCGTCGCCGCGATCTACCTCGATGGGGGACTGGAGCCGGCGCGAGACTTCATCCTGCGGCACCTGAGCGAACCTATCGAATCCGCCGCGAACAGCGGGCACCACGAGAATTTTAAATCGGTGCTTCAGCAGCATGCGCAGCGGCGCTACGGCCACTCGGCCACCTACGTCCTCCTCGACGAGAAGGGGCCCGATCACGCCAAGTGCTTTGAGGTCTGCGTCGAGATCGATGGCCGCCGCTTCCCGTCCTGCTGGTGCCCGAGCAAGAAGCAGGCCGAACAGCGAGCGGCGCTCAACGCGCTGCTGGAGATGGGTGTGGCTCGTATCGACGAGGAGACCGAGGAGCCGTACCTGGTGGCCGAAGAGGAGACTGCCGATCGCCTTTCGGGCCCGGCGGCTACCTGA
- a CDS encoding DUF2203 family protein, translated as MGRRSTRRHRAPWGAELVRARQVSAAFEPRRWFSHDEALAALVFLRPVVEEMHGAFQAAMECHRLLRCAVFAEHIAQLGAQQDRAIARFDRALDDVELTGAQLLDVRSFALGFPTLQQGRVHRLVWSPKEIGALRLEALKERESRVNRC; from the coding sequence ATGGGGCGCAGATCGACAAGACGTCACCGCGCGCCTTGGGGCGCGGAACTGGTTCGTGCGAGGCAGGTCTCCGCCGCCTTCGAGCCGCGCCGCTGGTTCAGCCACGATGAGGCGCTGGCGGCTCTGGTCTTTCTGCGCCCGGTCGTCGAGGAAATGCACGGCGCGTTTCAGGCCGCGATGGAATGCCACCGGCTGCTTCGCTGCGCTGTGTTTGCCGAGCACATCGCCCAGCTCGGGGCTCAACAGGACCGCGCCATCGCGCGCTTCGACCGCGCTCTCGACGACGTCGAGTTGACGGGAGCCCAACTGCTCGATGTGAGATCGTTTGCTCTCGGTTTCCCGACGCTGCAGCAAGGGCGCGTGCACCGCCTCGTCTGGTCGCCGAAGGAAATCGGGGCCCTGCGACTGGAGGCGCTCAAAGAGCGCGAGTCGCGCGTCAATAGGTGTTGA
- the ychF gene encoding redox-regulated ATPase YchF: MEIGIVGLPNVGKSALFKAMTGMHVEVANYPFTTTKAVHGTAPVPDPRLALIGRYIKTRKFVPATIDLVDIPAIVAGSAQGEGMGNAFLENVRQVDALAHVVRCFDDPDVSHVFDTLDPVRDVQAVETELLLADLQVLEGAMDKAQRRARTGDAAGKRRVEIAAKAVKVLEDERPLRTAEWSAEELTDLRSLGMITLRPVLYVANVGEDDLRGESEAVAALRKWVDARQGGQTRMVLICAKLEAEIAELDAGERQEMLEGLGLTEPALAVLARALYDLLGLQSFYTAGEPEIRAWTIRKGETAPEAAGAVHSDIQRGFIRSETYSIDDLVKYESEQAIRAAGKMRSEGKSYIMRDGDVCHFLFNV; encoded by the coding sequence ATGGAAATCGGGATCGTGGGACTGCCCAATGTCGGCAAGAGCGCCCTGTTCAAGGCCATGACGGGCATGCACGTCGAAGTGGCCAACTATCCGTTCACAACGACCAAGGCCGTCCACGGCACAGCGCCCGTGCCTGATCCGCGCCTGGCGCTCATCGGCCGGTACATCAAGACGCGCAAGTTCGTTCCCGCGACGATCGATCTCGTGGACATCCCGGCCATCGTCGCGGGCTCGGCACAGGGCGAGGGCATGGGCAACGCGTTCCTGGAAAACGTGCGCCAGGTCGATGCGCTCGCCCACGTCGTGCGGTGCTTTGACGACCCCGATGTCTCGCACGTCTTTGACACGCTCGATCCGGTGCGCGACGTCCAGGCGGTCGAGACCGAACTGCTCCTGGCCGATCTGCAGGTGCTCGAAGGCGCAATGGACAAGGCCCAGCGGCGGGCGCGGACCGGCGATGCGGCTGGAAAGAGGCGCGTGGAGATCGCCGCCAAGGCGGTCAAGGTGCTCGAAGACGAGCGGCCGCTGCGTACCGCTGAGTGGTCCGCGGAAGAGCTCACTGATCTGCGCTCGCTGGGCATGATCACGTTGCGGCCGGTGCTGTACGTGGCCAACGTGGGCGAAGACGATCTGAGAGGCGAGAGCGAAGCGGTGGCCGCGTTGCGCAAGTGGGTCGATGCGCGGCAGGGCGGGCAGACGCGGATGGTGCTCATCTGCGCGAAACTGGAAGCGGAGATCGCCGAACTGGATGCCGGTGAGAGACAGGAGATGCTCGAGGGCCTGGGTCTGACCGAGCCGGCGCTGGCGGTCCTGGCGCGGGCGCTCTACGACCTGCTCGGGCTTCAGAGCTTTTACACCGCCGGCGAGCCGGAAATCAGGGCCTGGACCATCCGCAAGGGCGAGACGGCGCCCGAAGCTGCCGGCGCCGTGCACAGCGACATCCAGCGGGGCTTCATCCGCTCGGAGACCTACAGCATCGACGACCTCGTGAAGTACGAATCGGAGCAGGCGATTCGCGCAGCCGGCAAGATGCGCTCGGAAGGCAAGTCATACATCATGCGCGATGGCGACGTGTGCCACTTCCTCTTCAACGTTTAG
- a CDS encoding FKBP-type peptidyl-prolyl cis-trans isomerase, which yields MITNTTRCGRFAAPLLAAVLCATAAPALAQPQGRDAYQIDMKGFIPPVMTMHRPQDEVDLGGGLKYVVLRPGNGTDVIDGTDIAFELNCFTTKGELLYSSREPGNKPAGVKIPGTQMWPALEKAMMGMKRSEFRKILMPKELMPEGGMGPLPGDKDIVLEVGLFAVAPPVDPIIAKRGKDGSTWMDLKLGEGEAFDENGFATCHINVFNHLGELMGSTSITRVPLQVAGDADRYWVRYAHGMQPGGTRIIEFDEPEAYRKMRLQNAGLDAVDVNRKHRWRMMVDCLIVTPPIKMTEHDPTKEVDIGDGIRIVDLVIGDGEVYPPATPPGEEKKSWTPRLNFASWNADDGTLFDSSLKPGGQPIDYSPGLYPSVWQRGLVGMRKGGKRKMIVPPNIDKGQDFRQIPDDRGFIYELELLDWTPSLFDFTNEEGVLDIGTEQPADIGGGTAADQGGGK from the coding sequence TTGATCACCAACACTACCCGATGTGGACGTTTTGCCGCGCCCCTGCTGGCAGCGGTCCTGTGCGCGACCGCGGCGCCGGCGCTCGCCCAGCCGCAAGGTCGCGACGCCTACCAGATCGACATGAAGGGCTTCATCCCGCCGGTCATGACCATGCACCGGCCCCAGGATGAGGTGGACCTTGGCGGCGGCCTCAAGTACGTCGTGCTTCGACCCGGCAACGGAACCGACGTCATCGACGGCACCGACATCGCCTTCGAACTCAACTGCTTCACGACCAAGGGCGAACTGCTCTACTCGTCGCGCGAGCCGGGCAACAAGCCCGCCGGGGTGAAAATCCCGGGCACGCAGATGTGGCCGGCGCTCGAAAAGGCGATGATGGGGATGAAGCGCAGCGAGTTTCGCAAGATCCTCATGCCCAAGGAACTCATGCCCGAAGGCGGGATGGGTCCGCTGCCCGGCGACAAGGACATCGTCCTCGAGGTCGGCCTGTTTGCCGTCGCCCCTCCGGTCGATCCGATCATCGCCAAGCGCGGCAAAGATGGCAGCACGTGGATGGATCTCAAACTCGGCGAAGGGGAAGCCTTTGATGAAAACGGGTTTGCCACCTGCCACATCAACGTCTTCAACCACCTCGGCGAACTGATGGGTTCGACCTCCATCACCCGCGTGCCGCTCCAGGTCGCCGGCGACGCGGACCGCTACTGGGTGCGCTACGCCCACGGCATGCAGCCCGGCGGCACGCGCATCATCGAATTCGACGAGCCCGAGGCGTATCGCAAGATGCGGCTGCAGAACGCCGGCCTCGACGCCGTTGACGTGAACAGGAAACACCGCTGGCGGATGATGGTGGACTGCCTCATCGTCACGCCGCCCATCAAGATGACCGAGCACGATCCTACCAAGGAAGTGGATATCGGCGACGGCATCAGGATCGTCGATCTCGTGATCGGCGACGGCGAGGTCTATCCTCCCGCCACGCCGCCCGGCGAGGAGAAGAAGTCGTGGACGCCGCGGCTGAACTTTGCCTCGTGGAACGCCGACGACGGCACGCTCTTTGACAGCAGCCTGAAACCCGGCGGCCAGCCCATCGACTATTCGCCCGGCCTCTATCCCAGCGTCTGGCAGCGCGGCCTGGTGGGTATGCGCAAGGGTGGCAAGCGCAAGATGATCGTCCCCCCCAACATCGACAAGGGCCAGGACTTCCGCCAGATTCCCGACGATCGCGGCTTCATCTACGAACTCGAACTGCTCGACTGGACGCCGTCGCTCTTTGATTTCACAAACGAAGAGGGCGTGCTCGACATCGGCACGGAGCAGCCTGCGGATATTGGAGGCGGCACGGCCGCCGATCAGGGTGGCGGGAAATAA
- the rpmH gene encoding 50S ribosomal protein L34, translating to MHYPHKTSRIKKLRKVGFRARMKTSAGRRIINSKRRNGRCINTY from the coding sequence ATGCATTACCCCCACAAGACAAGCCGGATTAAGAAGCTGCGCAAGGTCGGATTTCGCGCACGGATGAAGACCAGCGCCGGTCGCCGCATCATCAATTCCAAGCGCCGCAACGGCCGCTGCATCAACACCTATTGA
- a CDS encoding sigma-70 family RNA polymerase sigma factor translates to MSPENKAQPDPEADEARLVERARAGDAAAMGRLLESYQQRVFSLCSRMVNHREDAADLTQEVLTKVITGLSGFDGRSSLSTWIYRLAMNTSISHLRKRRTARAGGGSVVQGGLDSPDSGDAWPKSPVDLEPRADQSVQTNEQRRLLVEALQNLGDEARALLVLRDGRGLDYETIADVLDLRIGTVKSRLFRARVALRKALHELEKPAVRSAAN, encoded by the coding sequence GTGAGTCCGGAGAACAAGGCCCAACCCGATCCCGAAGCAGATGAAGCCCGCCTGGTCGAGCGCGCACGCGCCGGCGACGCCGCAGCCATGGGTCGGCTTCTCGAGTCGTACCAGCAGCGGGTCTTCAGCCTGTGCAGCCGCATGGTGAATCATCGCGAAGACGCAGCCGACCTGACCCAGGAAGTGCTGACCAAGGTCATTACCGGCCTGAGCGGGTTCGACGGCCGCTCGTCGCTCTCCACCTGGATCTACCGCCTGGCGATGAACACGAGCATCTCGCACCTGCGCAAGCGCCGAACCGCCCGCGCCGGCGGCGGCTCCGTCGTGCAGGGCGGGCTGGATTCCCCCGATTCCGGCGATGCCTGGCCCAAATCTCCCGTCGACCTGGAACCAAGGGCCGATCAGAGCGTCCAAACCAATGAGCAGCGGCGACTGCTCGTCGAAGCCCTGCAGAACTTGGGCGACGAAGCCCGCGCCCTGCTCGTGCTGCGAGACGGCCGGGGTCTCGACTACGAGACCATCGCCGACGTGCTCGATCTGCGGATCGGCACGGTGAAGAGTCGACTGTTTCGCGCCCGCGTGGCGCTGCGCAAGGCCCTGCACGAACTGGAGAAGCCCGCCGTGAGATCCGCCGCGAACTGA
- a CDS encoding adenylosuccinate lyase, which translates to MNSPSSESYTTYVSPLGSRNASAEMQAIWSPQRKHSTWRRLWLALAEAQQQLGLPITDEQVSELRAHLNDIDFARAAEHEARLRHDVMAHIHTLGEVAPTARPIIHLGATSQFVNCNTEIILLRDALRLTAGKIACIIDALGSFALRYRALPTLGFTHYQPAQPTTVGKRATLWANDLALALDEIEVRIDRLRLRGAKGATGTQASFLSLFDGDAGKVEELDRLVISKMGFADKGAYAVTGQTYPRLVDAQVLNAAAVVAAALHKIATDLRLLANRKELEEPFGASQVGSSAMPYKRNPMRCERICALSRFVMSMPANALQTAATQWMERTLDDSANRRLTLPETFLALDGALDLMHNVAAGLVVHEPVIAANLLAELPFMATENLLMAAVRNGADRQEVHELIRTHSQAAGQRVKAEGKANDLIDRLRAEPAFAGVDFDRVMQPGQYVGLAPQQTDRFIEQVVEPIRRRYADSLHGPAEPRV; encoded by the coding sequence ATGAACTCACCCTCAAGCGAATCATACACGACCTACGTCTCGCCGCTTGGTTCACGCAATGCCTCGGCGGAAATGCAGGCGATCTGGAGCCCTCAGCGCAAACATTCCACCTGGCGGCGGCTCTGGCTCGCCCTGGCCGAAGCCCAGCAGCAACTCGGCCTGCCGATCACCGACGAGCAGGTTTCGGAGTTGCGGGCCCACCTCAATGACATCGACTTCGCCCGGGCGGCCGAACACGAAGCCAGGCTGCGGCACGACGTCATGGCCCACATCCACACCCTGGGGGAGGTCGCGCCCACGGCGCGGCCGATCATCCACCTCGGCGCCACGAGCCAGTTCGTCAACTGCAACACCGAGATCATTCTCCTGCGCGATGCGCTGCGACTGACCGCCGGGAAGATCGCGTGCATCATCGACGCGCTGGGGAGCTTCGCGCTGCGCTACCGCGCGCTGCCGACGCTGGGTTTTACCCACTACCAGCCGGCGCAGCCGACCACTGTCGGCAAGCGCGCCACGCTGTGGGCCAACGACCTGGCCCTGGCACTGGATGAGATCGAAGTGCGCATCGACCGGCTGCGCCTTCGAGGCGCCAAAGGCGCCACGGGAACCCAGGCGTCATTTCTGTCGCTCTTCGATGGTGATGCCGGAAAAGTCGAAGAGCTTGATCGGCTCGTGATCAGCAAGATGGGATTCGCCGACAAGGGAGCGTATGCCGTCACGGGCCAGACCTATCCGCGCCTGGTGGATGCGCAGGTGCTCAACGCCGCAGCCGTGGTCGCCGCGGCGCTGCACAAGATCGCCACCGACCTGCGGCTGCTGGCCAACCGCAAGGAACTCGAAGAACCATTCGGCGCTTCGCAGGTGGGGTCGAGCGCCATGCCCTACAAGCGCAATCCGATGCGCTGCGAACGCATCTGCGCCTTGTCGCGCTTCGTCATGTCGATGCCCGCCAACGCCCTGCAGACGGCCGCGACGCAGTGGATGGAGCGCACGCTCGATGATTCTGCCAATCGGCGGCTGACATTGCCCGAGACCTTTCTCGCCCTCGATGGCGCGCTCGATCTCATGCACAACGTTGCCGCGGGGCTGGTCGTGCACGAACCGGTGATCGCGGCAAACCTGCTGGCCGAACTGCCCTTCATGGCGACTGAGAACCTGCTCATGGCCGCGGTCCGCAACGGCGCCGACCGGCAGGAAGTGCACGAACTCATTCGAACCCATAGCCAGGCCGCCGGGCAGCGGGTCAAGGCTGAGGGCAAGGCCAACGACCTGATCGACCGCCTTCGGGCCGAGCCGGCGTTTGCGGGGGTGGATTTCGACCGCGTCATGCAGCCGGGGCAGTACGTCGGCCTGGCCCCGCAGCAAACGGATCGGTTCATCGAGCAGGTGGTGGAGCCGATCCGCCGGCGATACGCCGACAGCCTGCACGGGCCGGCCGAGCCTCGCGTCTGA
- a CDS encoding ABC transporter ATP-binding protein: protein MTHLLEVRSLRKTYRLGRVDVPVLKGLDFDVHEGEWVAVLGASGSGKSTLLHLCGALDRPDRDGGTVLYREQDINKWSAKAKDRYRNTAVGFVFQFYHLLPEMNVLQNTALASMVRYGHLGYLSRRSELMRRATQLLDAFGLSSRARHKPGELSGGERQRVAIARALMNEPALLLADEPTGNLDAVTGGQILDVIAETHRKGQTIVMVTHDRAIAGRADRVVELKSGRLADS, encoded by the coding sequence ATGACGCACCTGCTCGAAGTCCGCTCGCTTCGCAAGACCTACCGGCTGGGCCGGGTGGATGTGCCGGTGCTCAAGGGCCTCGATTTCGACGTGCACGAAGGCGAGTGGGTCGCCGTGCTGGGCGCTTCAGGCTCGGGCAAATCCACGCTGCTGCACCTGTGCGGCGCCCTCGACCGGCCCGATCGCGACGGCGGCACCGTGCTCTACCGGGAGCAGGACATCAACAAGTGGTCGGCCAAGGCGAAAGACCGCTACCGCAACACCGCCGTGGGATTCGTCTTTCAGTTTTATCACCTGCTGCCAGAGATGAACGTACTGCAGAACACGGCGCTCGCGTCGATGGTGCGTTACGGCCATCTCGGCTACCTCAGCCGGCGCAGCGAGCTGATGAGGCGAGCGACGCAACTGCTCGACGCTTTCGGCCTGAGCAGCCGCGCCCGCCATAAGCCCGGCGAACTTTCCGGAGGCGAGCGCCAGCGCGTCGCCATCGCGCGGGCCCTGATGAACGAACCCGCGCTGCTGCTGGCCGATGAACCCACCGGCAATCTCGATGCCGTCACTGGCGGGCAGATTCTCGACGTGATCGCCGAAACGCACCGCAAGGGTCAGACCATTGTCATGGTCACGCACGACCGCGCCATCGCCGGCCGCGCCGATCGCGTCGTTGAACTCAAGAGCGGCCGCCTGGCCGACTCATAG
- a CDS encoding HDOD domain-containing protein yields the protein MSIITQESREAVVNKAVTEISHIATLPEVTLRIIDLVEDPSSTAQDLNKLITNDPALCSRILKVVNSAFYGLPGQIGSINRAVVLLGLNAVKNIAIATSLAKLFRGGELCPTFSARDLWIHSTAVAAASKLLADTASIGLSDEAFLAGLLHDVGIMVEMQAGRHKLIEVFERMGQANAPFIGLEDEVLGANHQDFGRALCERWKFPKSFSYVTGYHHRPLELDPSSRTLTNVVYVADWLAKKSQVGFTADVTTEQVEAAILDELRLTESELENVEEQLPDAIDQVNAFLGG from the coding sequence ATGTCGATCATCACCCAGGAGAGTCGCGAAGCCGTCGTCAACAAGGCCGTCACGGAAATCAGCCACATCGCGACGCTGCCGGAAGTCACGCTCCGCATCATCGACCTCGTGGAAGACCCGAGTTCGACGGCGCAGGACCTCAACAAACTGATCACGAACGATCCGGCGCTGTGCAGCCGTATCCTCAAGGTCGTGAACTCGGCGTTCTACGGCCTGCCGGGGCAGATCGGCTCGATCAATCGGGCCGTCGTGCTCCTGGGCCTTAACGCCGTCAAGAACATCGCCATCGCCACGAGCCTGGCAAAGTTGTTCCGAGGCGGAGAACTCTGTCCGACCTTCTCGGCTCGCGATCTGTGGATTCACTCCACCGCCGTTGCCGCGGCGTCGAAACTGCTCGCGGACACCGCCTCGATCGGCCTGTCCGACGAGGCTTTCCTCGCCGGCCTGCTGCACGACGTGGGCATCATGGTCGAGATGCAGGCGGGCCGCCACAAACTCATCGAGGTTTTCGAGCGCATGGGGCAGGCCAACGCGCCGTTCATCGGCCTCGAAGACGAAGTGCTCGGCGCCAACCATCAGGACTTCGGCCGCGCGCTGTGCGAGCGTTGGAAGTTCCCCAAGAGTTTTTCCTACGTCACCGGCTATCACCACCGCCCGCTCGAACTCGACCCGTCTTCGCGCACGCTCACCAACGTGGTTTACGTCGCGGACTGGCTGGCCAAGAAGTCGCAGGTCGGCTTCACCGCCGACGTGACGACCGAGCAGGTGGAAGCGGCGATCCTCGACGAACTGCGCCTGACTGAATCCGAACTCGAGAACGTCGAAGAGCAACTGCCCGACGCGATCGACCAGGTCAACGCGTTCCTCGGCGGGTGA
- a CDS encoding ABC transporter permease, translated as MYQASLTSRYLLRKIIPLLAMLSVALCTAMVIIVFSVMNGFLDLVTQAGRKLIGDVAIDGPVTGFAWYEEVLDELRRLKSVEAASPMIETYGLLKMPYNQIAQVQVVGIDPESYDAVTGYASTLYWRPLTEAEQKRLPVTDIRQEQWEPADSLLEWRRILHGSLLNPEFESLGPIGPEGLRNHTAEWQNPQGANEALLKRLQQAGRSLKTPAGSPGLVPGIRVSVVNERVAGRSYDFRGTWFMPTREVTLTVLPLTDEGGVRNPESRVFPIVNEFAVERYDVDSAYVFAPVDVVQKMLGMQPVRETSTTEFDEFGDPLPTGRMTPGRVTRIVVRAKPGVAPVQLREQVQEVYARVFERHVGEMPPPSQMVIRTWEEQIALFIGAVKNETALVMTLFSIISLVAVILVLSIFWTVVQQKTRDIGILRAVGASRLGITWLFLLYALILGILGAAIGCGLAVLIVHNINPIHHFLGEQFGIVIWDPKVYMFDEVPNDVNPVFAAMIMAAGVLFAVLGGLLPSVRAAMIDPVSALRYE; from the coding sequence TTGTATCAGGCCTCGCTCACAAGCCGCTACCTGCTGCGCAAGATCATCCCCCTTCTGGCGATGCTCTCCGTGGCGCTGTGCACCGCCATGGTCATCATCGTCTTTTCGGTGATGAACGGCTTTCTGGATCTGGTTACCCAGGCCGGCCGCAAACTCATCGGCGACGTGGCCATCGACGGCCCCGTCACCGGGTTTGCGTGGTACGAAGAAGTCCTCGACGAACTGCGGCGGCTGAAGTCCGTCGAGGCCGCCTCGCCGATGATCGAGACCTACGGCCTGCTCAAGATGCCCTACAACCAGATCGCCCAGGTCCAGGTCGTCGGCATCGATCCCGAGTCCTACGACGCCGTCACCGGCTACGCCTCGACGCTCTACTGGCGGCCGCTGACCGAAGCGGAGCAGAAGCGGCTGCCCGTCACCGACATCCGCCAAGAGCAGTGGGAGCCGGCGGATTCGCTCCTCGAATGGCGGCGGATTCTGCACGGCTCGCTGCTCAACCCTGAATTCGAGAGCCTCGGACCCATCGGCCCCGAAGGGCTGCGCAACCACACCGCCGAGTGGCAGAATCCGCAAGGCGCCAACGAGGCGCTGCTCAAACGCCTGCAACAGGCGGGACGGAGCCTCAAGACGCCGGCGGGATCGCCCGGACTTGTGCCGGGCATTCGAGTCAGCGTCGTCAACGAGCGCGTCGCCGGCCGATCGTACGACTTCAGGGGCACGTGGTTCATGCCCACGCGCGAGGTGACGCTGACGGTCCTGCCGCTGACGGATGAGGGCGGCGTGCGCAACCCCGAGAGCCGCGTCTTTCCCATCGTGAACGAATTTGCCGTCGAGAGATACGATGTGGATTCGGCCTACGTCTTCGCTCCGGTTGATGTCGTGCAGAAGATGCTCGGCATGCAGCCGGTTCGGGAAACGAGCACGACCGAGTTCGACGAATTCGGCGACCCGCTGCCCACCGGCCGCATGACGCCCGGTCGCGTGACGCGCATCGTCGTCAGGGCCAAACCCGGCGTGGCGCCGGTGCAACTGCGCGAGCAGGTGCAGGAGGTGTACGCGAGGGTTTTCGAGCGACACGTCGGCGAGATGCCGCCGCCCTCGCAGATGGTCATCCGCACGTGGGAAGAGCAGATCGCGCTGTTCATCGGCGCGGTCAAGAACGAGACGGCGCTGGTGATGACGCTGTTTTCAATCATCAGCCTGGTGGCGGTGATTCTTGTGCTCTCGATCTTCTGGACGGTAGTGCAGCAGAAGACGCGCGACATCGGCATCCTCCGGGCCGTGGGCGCTTCGCGCCTGGGAATCACGTGGCTCTTTCTGCTCTATGCCCTCATCCTCGGCATTCTCGGCGCCGCGATCGGCTGCGGGCTCGCGGTGCTGATCGTGCACAACATCAACCCCATTCATCACTTCCTCGGCGAGCAGTTCGGCATCGTCATCTGGGATCCGAAGGTCTACATGTTCGACGAGGTGCCCAACGACGTGAATCCCGTCTTCGCTGCGATGATCATGGCCGCGGGCGTGCTGTTTGCAGTCCTGGGCGGGCTGCTGCCTTCGGTGCGCGCTGCGATGATCGATCCTGTTTCCGCGCTCCGCTACGAGTGA